A genomic stretch from Tamandua tetradactyla isolate mTamTet1 chromosome 15, mTamTet1.pri, whole genome shotgun sequence includes:
- the AMOTL2 gene encoding angiomotin-like protein 2: MRTLEDSSGTVLHRLIQEQLRYGNLTETRTLLAIQQQALRGGAGAGGTGSPQASLEILAPEEGQMLQQATRQEPQGQEHQGGETHLAENPLYRLCPAPSKGEELPTYEEAKAHSQYYAAQQAGPRPHVGDREPRWAPGGGRRQDEALRELRHGHVRSLSERLLQLSLERNGARVPSHMSSSHSFPQLARSQQVPPPRGLSAEGPEPRGPPPQYPHGILAPETAAAVPDPRYRARGSPHFQHAKVRIPQAQVPPVFLQQQQYQYLQQPQDHLPPPHPAALGHSPLGSFGPPGVEGPVSTPASLATSGSAHLAQVETVLRENARLQRDNERLQRELESSAEKAGRIEKLESEIQRLSEAHESLTRASTKREALEKTMRNKVDSEMRRLQDFNRDLRERLESANRRLASKAQEAQEGSQDMVAKLLAQSYEQQQEQEKLEREMALLRGAIEDQRRRAELLEQALSNAQGRAARAEEELRKKQAYVEKVEQLQQALGQLQATCEKREQLELRLRTRLEQELKALRAQQRQAGTLSSGNGSGGSPELSALRLSEQLREKEEQILALEADMTKWEQKYLEERAMRQFAMDAAATAAAQRDTTLIRHSPQPSPSSSFNEGLFVGSHRHQEMESRLKVLHAQILEKDAVIKVLQQRSRKDPGKTSQGSLRPAKSVPSIFAAAATATHAWQGLSSGERPSDGPARLVAVDRAPVEEPVATAPLPAHAKHGSKDGSTQTDGPPDGTPACLALEPDSLLGYSSGQRTASLDSVATSRVQDLSEMVEILI; this comes from the exons ATGAGGACGCTGGAAGACTCCTCGGGGACAGTCCTGCACCGCCTCATCCAGGAGCAGCTGCGCTATGGCAACCTGACAGAGACACGCACACTGCTGGCCATCCAGCAGCAGGCCCtgcggggtggggctggggctgggggcacaggGAGCCCCCAGGCCTCCCTAGAGATCTTAGCGCCCGAGGAGGGTCAGATGCTGCAGCAGGCCACGCGACAGGAACCCCAGGGCCAGGAGCACCAGGGCGGCGAGACCCACCTGGCCGAGAACCCGCTCTACAGGCTGTGCCCAGCACCCAGCAAGGGCGAGGAGCTGCCCACCTATGAGGAGGCCAAAGCCCACTCACAGTACTACGCAGCCCAGCAGGCTGGGCCGCGCCCACACGTTGGGGACCGGGAGCCGAGGTGGGCTCCAGGCGGCGGGCGGCGGCAGGACGAAGCCCTGCGGGAGCTGCGGCATGGCCACGTGCGCTCCCTGAGCGAGCGGCTCCTGCAGCTGTCCCTGGAGAGGAACGGAGCCCGGGTCCCCAGCCACATGAGCTCCTCCCACAGCTTCCCACAGCTGGCCCGCAGCCAGCAGGTCCCCCCACCCAGGGGACTTTCTGCCGAGGGCCCGGAACCCCGTGGACCCCCACCCCAGTACCCGCACGGCATACTAGCTCCCGAGACCGCCGCTGCTGTCCCTGACCCACGGTACCGCGCCCGCGGCAGCCCGCACTTCCAGCATGCCAAAGTCAG GATCCCGCAGGCCCAGGTGCCTCCCGTGTTCCTCCAGCAGCAGCAGTACCAGTACTTGCAGCAGCCGCAGgatcacctcccacccccacacccagctGCCCTCGGCCACAGCCCCCTGGGCTCCTTCGGTCCCCCTGGGGTGGAGGGACCAGTAAGCACCCCGGCCTCCTTGGCCACCTCGGGCAGTGCCCACCTGGCCCAGGTGGAGACTGTGCTGCGGGAGAATGCCAGACTGCAGAGGGACAACGAGAGGCTGCAGAGGGAACTGGAGAGCTCGGCAGAGAAGGCCGGCCGCATAGAGAAG CTGGAAAGTGAAATCCAGCGGCTCTCTGAGGCCCACGAGAGTCTGACGAGAGCATCCACCAAGCGTGAGGCTCTGGAGAAGACCATGCGAAACAAGGTGGACAGTGAAATGAGGAGGCTGCAGGACTTCAACCGGGATCTCAGAG AGAGATTGGAGTCTGCAAACCGCCGCCTGGCGAGCAAGGCTCAGGAGGCCCAGGAGGGCAGTCAGGACATGGTGGCCAAGCTGCTTGCACAGA gCTACGAACAGCAGCAGGAGCAGGAGAAGCTGGAGCGGGAGATGGCCCTGCTGCGGGGTGCCATCGAGGACCAGCGGCGGCGTGCCGAGCTGCTGGAGCAGGCTCTGAGCAACGCGCAGGGCCGGGCAGCCCGGGCCGAGGAGGAGCTGCGCAAGAAGCAGGCCTATGTGGAAAAGGTAGAGCAGCTGCAGCAGGCGCTCGGGCAGCTGCAGGCCACCTGCGAGAAGCGTGAGCAGCTGGAGCTGCGGCTGAGGACACGCCTGGAGCAGGAACTCAAGGCCCTGCGTGCACAACAG AGGCAGGCGGGCACCCTCAGCAGTGGAAATGGCAGTGGTGGGTCCCCAGAGCTCAGTGCCCTGCGGCTCTCAGAGCAGCTGCGGGAGAAGGAGGAGCAGATCCTGGCGCTGGAGGCCGATATGACGAAGTGGGAGCAGAAGTACCTGGAGGAACGTGCCATGAGGCAGTTTGCCATGGATGCAGCGGCCACAGCCGCCGCCCAGCGGGACACCACTCTCATCCGACACTCCCCCCAGCCCTCGCCCAGCAGCAGCTTCAATGAGGGGCTGTTCGTAGGCAGCCACAGGCACCAGGAGATGGAGAGCAG GTTAAAGGTGCTCCATGCCCAGATCCTGGAGAAGGACGCAGTGATCAAGGTGCTTCAGCAACGTTCCAGGAAGGACCCTGGCAAGACCAGCCAGGGCTCCCTGCGGCCCGCCAAGTCTGTGCCGTCCATTTTCGCAGCTGCGGCCACCGCGACCCACGCCTGGCAGGGGCTCTCCTCTGGTGAGCGCCCATCCGATGGCCCTGCCCGGTTGGTTGCAG TGGACAGAGCCCCTGTGGAGGAACCAGTGGCCACAGCTCCCctccctgcccatgccaaacacgGGAGCAAAGACGGGAGCACCCAGACGGACGGCCCACCAGACGGCACCCCGGCCTGCCTGGCACTGGAGCCCGACAGCCTTCTGGGGTACAGCAGTGGCCAGAGGACGGCCTCACTGG ACTCTGTGGCTACATCCAGAGTCCAGGACTTGTCAGAGATGGTGGAGATCCTGATCTGA